The Xanthomonas sp. CFBP 8443 genome has a window encoding:
- a CDS encoding RNA polymerase sigma factor FliA — protein MNVAAQYRAVQRNSSNDYIAQHSDLVRRIAHHLAARLPASVEIDDLIQAGMIGLIEASRSYDADQGASFETYASIRIRGSMIDEIRRGDWVPRSVHRRARDAASAIRKIEQSTGRAAAANEVAAAMDMPLPEYLRLMEDAARGQVLSLESRVEDHGELDTIAKGGPNPQQMLERSEFGRELGKAIAQLPEREQLVLSLYYEQELNLKEIGAVLGVSESRVCQIHGQATVRLRGRLKAFEAADAGLEDEE, from the coding sequence ATGAACGTCGCCGCCCAATACCGCGCCGTGCAGCGCAACAGCTCCAACGACTACATCGCCCAGCACTCGGACCTGGTGCGGCGCATCGCCCACCACCTGGCCGCGCGGCTGCCGGCCAGCGTCGAGATCGACGACCTGATCCAGGCCGGCATGATCGGCCTGATCGAGGCCTCGCGCAGCTACGACGCCGACCAGGGCGCCTCGTTCGAGACCTACGCCTCGATCCGCATCCGCGGCTCGATGATCGACGAGATCCGCCGCGGCGACTGGGTGCCGCGCTCGGTGCACCGCCGCGCCCGCGACGCCGCCTCGGCGATCCGCAAGATCGAGCAGAGCACCGGCCGCGCCGCCGCCGCCAACGAAGTGGCCGCGGCGATGGACATGCCGCTTCCCGAATACCTGCGCTTGATGGAAGATGCCGCGCGCGGCCAGGTGCTGAGCCTGGAATCGCGGGTCGAGGACCACGGCGAGCTGGACACCATCGCCAAGGGCGGGCCCAATCCGCAGCAGATGCTGGAACGCAGCGAATTCGGCCGCGAGCTGGGCAAGGCGATCGCGCAGTTGCCCGAACGCGAGCAGCTGGTGCTGTCGCTGTACTACGAACAGGAATTGAACCTGAAGGAAATCGGCGCGGTGCTCGGTGTCAGCGAGTCGCGCGTCTGCCAGATCCACGGCCAGGCCACGGTACGGTTGCGCGGGCGCTTGAAAGCGTTCGAAGCGGCCGACGCCGGCCTGGAAGACGAAGAATAA
- the cheY gene encoding chemotaxis response regulator CheY — translation MNKNMRILIVDDFSTMRRIVKNLLGDLGFTNTAEAEDGNSALAALRSAPFEFVVTDWNMPGMTGIDLLRNIRADDKLKHLPVLMVTAEAKREQIIEAAQCGVNGYIIKPFTAQTLQEKLGKIFERLGATA, via the coding sequence GTGAACAAGAACATGCGGATTTTGATCGTGGACGATTTCTCGACGATGCGGCGCATCGTCAAGAACCTGCTCGGCGATCTCGGCTTCACCAACACTGCAGAGGCCGAAGACGGCAACAGTGCATTGGCTGCACTGCGCTCGGCACCGTTCGAGTTCGTGGTCACCGACTGGAACATGCCCGGCATGACCGGCATCGACCTGCTGCGCAACATCCGCGCCGACGACAAGCTCAAGCACCTGCCGGTGCTGATGGTGACCGCCGAGGCCAAGCGCGAGCAGATCATCGAGGCGGCGCAGTGCGGCGTGAACGGCTACATCATCAAGCCGTTCACCGCGCAGACCCTGCAGGAAAAGCTGGGCAAGATCTTCGAGCGCCTGGGAGCGACCGCCTGA
- a CDS encoding protein phosphatase CheZ, with protein MEATAERSALIERLQGALDALEKGDEAGWRKEIDTLAAWRTRPMMQGLSRLARDLGQALGELPTVPTEAGELDDACSRLDHVVAMTEEASHRTLDLAEECRALAEQLRAGGLTGDQGEILDKIRHNLTEMALAQSFQDLTGQIIRRVATIVRRVHEGFGALGLPPKEDKKPDGSLAGPALAGLDRHGVSQNDADDLLSGLGL; from the coding sequence ATGGAAGCCACCGCCGAACGCAGCGCCCTGATCGAACGCCTGCAAGGTGCGCTGGACGCACTGGAAAAAGGCGACGAAGCCGGCTGGCGCAAGGAAATCGACACGCTCGCCGCCTGGCGCACGCGGCCGATGATGCAGGGCCTGAGCCGGCTGGCGCGCGACCTGGGCCAGGCGCTCGGCGAACTGCCGACCGTGCCCACCGAGGCCGGCGAGCTGGACGATGCCTGCTCGCGCCTGGACCACGTGGTGGCGATGACCGAAGAGGCCAGCCACCGCACCCTGGACCTGGCCGAGGAATGCCGCGCGCTGGCCGAACAGCTGCGCGCCGGCGGGCTGACCGGCGACCAGGGCGAGATCCTCGACAAGATCCGCCACAACCTCACCGAGATGGCCCTGGCGCAGAGCTTTCAGGACCTGACCGGGCAGATCATCCGCCGCGTCGCGACCATCGTGCGCCGCGTCCACGAAGGCTTCGGCGCGCTCGGCCTGCCGCCGAAGGAAGACAAGAAACCCGACGGCAGCCTGGCCGGCCCCGCACTGGCCGGACTGGACCGTCACGGCGTGTCGCAGAACGACGCCGACGACCTGCTGTCCGGACTGGGATTGTAA